Within Myceligenerans xiligouense, the genomic segment CCAGCCGCTGATCGTGACGCCGAAGCACCCCTTCGGGATCTACGACGACCGGCAGGTCGTCGTCGAGACGGTCTCCGCGCTCCTGCAGCTCACCCAGGCCGCCGAGATCGAGGCGTACGCCACCGCCTTCGAGGCGCTGGAGAGCGCCGCCGTGCACGGCGAGCGAGCGCGTGCGGTACTGCGCCGGGCCGCACAGCAGGTCGCCGCCCGGCGAACCGACGAGAAACATTGAGAAAGTTCCGTGCGCCACGCCGCCGGCGAAACTAGCATCCACAGGCATGCGCTCGGTCTGCACGCAGGTCAACACCGGTGACACGCACTCCGTGGTGCGCATCCCGGCCGTCCGCCTCGCCCCGCGGCACCACTTCGTGTGCCGATGGCCGCGCGGTGGTACCCCATGACTCCGCAGGGCCACCGGGACGACGACACGGCCCCTCCGCACGCCGACGGCGCGGCCGGCGACATCCCGCCGGGAGAGCGGTCGTTCCGGGGTGAGCACGCCGCGTGCATGATGTGCGGCAAGGCGACGGTGCTGACGTGGGTCGAGGAGACCCGCCGCTACCACTGGATCGCACAGGGCGAGCCCGCCGACCGGAAACCGCGATGCGACGGTGACACGGGCTGGTGGATCGGCCGGCCGAAGCTGACCGCCCACGTTCCGAGGTCACGGCGGTGGGACTACGCCGAGGAGGAGCTGACCGACGTCTCGCGGTTCGGCGACAGGTAGGCGCCGGACCCGCCGGGACACGGGGAGGTCACCCGGCCGGGAGCAGCACTCCGTCCTCGGTGAGCGTGATCGTCACGGCGGCGCTCCACGACGACGGGTCCTCGACGGCGCGGTCCACGGCACCCGCATCCGACACGCCCGTCGGGACGAGGTACTGGTACGCGCGCACCTCGTAGGTGCCGGCCGGCAGCTCGGGCGGCTCCGCCGTCGGCCCGCTCACCTCCTCGTCCGAACCGTCGTGGCCCAGGCAGGCGGACCGGGTGGACGGCGTGTCGTACTGGGTGAAGTCCTCGACGCCCACGGTCGCGTCCTGCACGGCGTCGACCGGGAGCGACACGACCCGGCCGTCCTGGGTCCAGACGTAGGAGAGAGGGCCCGCCAGCACGTCGTCCGGCAACGACCTCGCGACGCGGGTGACGGCCAGCGTGTTCCGCCGCACGTCGGTGATGCGCAGACCGTATGCGTCGGGGGAGGCGTCGGCGTCCACCGGCGCGGCGTCGGCGGGACCCTCGCCCGCGCCGGGGAGGAACCGCGCCGGCAGGCGGTCGCCGCAGGCGATCGGGCTGCCCTCCCAGCCGGGCGGCTGGAATCCGAGCATCAGATCGGCCTCGCCGTGCGCGCCCAGCCCGAGCACCTCGGGAGCGGTGGTGAACCCCGCGACACCTGGCGCGTAACCCAGGTCGTGGGGCGGGTCGTACAGCGCGCCGGTGGCCACGAGCGTCACCGCGGCCACGGACATCATCCCGGCCCCGGCGGCCTTGGCCACCCTGCGGGTGCGGACCCGGCCGCGCACCGCCGCATAGGCGTCCTCATGGGGCGGTGCCATCGCTGCGCCCCTCCGGGACATCTCCTCGAGTGCGGCGGCAAGACCGGCCCCCGCCCCCGGATGCTCTCCTTCGGGCGGGTGGTCTGCGTTGGTCACAGGCTTCCTCCCGGCTGCACGTCCATGACGTTCTGAAGCGCTGACATGGCGTCCGACAAGTGGCGCTTCACAGTACCCTGCGCGATGCCCAGGGTGGTCGAGATCTGCGGCACCGTCATGTCCTCGAAGTGCCGCAGCACCACCACCGCACGCTGCCTCGGCGAGAGCCGCCCCAGCGCCGCCTCGATGTCCGCCTTGGCGGCCGCCGCGTGCTCCGGGCTGCGCGCGCGGCCGTCGTCGGCGAGGAGGTGCTGGATGCCGAACCACCGGGAGCGCCGACGGAAGCCGTCGACGTAGATGTTGGTCATCGCGCGCTTCACGTAGCGCTCGATGCCCATCGCCGGGTCGAATCCGGTGCCGTGCGCGTCGTCGGCGAACGGGTGACCGTCCGCGTCGGCCACGCGCGGCACGGCGGGCCGCCGGAACCGGGAGAAGGTACGGACCAGCGCCTCCTGGACCAGGTCCTCGGCCTGGTGCCGGTCACCGCACAGCAGGTAGGCATAGCCGTTCAGAGCGGCCCCTCGATGCATCATGAGGTCGGCCAGCTCCTTGTCCCACTGTGGCACCGGGGCCTCCTGAGGGTTCTCATGTCAGGTCGTCACGAACGAGCACCCCCGATGGTTGGGGGTAACCGAGAGATTCTTCCGCATTGCGCGTGTCGCCCGCGAAATCAATCTCACCTGACTCAGAGCTTCCCCCCAGCGTCCTGATACAGCCCACAAGTGAAGAAAATGTGAAGACACTCGCCCTGCCCCAACGGTTCCGGGGCGTCGGCCCGTCGCCGCTCCGGCGACCGGGTACGTCAGGCCAGTTCGATGCGGTAGCCGCGCTTCACGACGGTCCGGATCAGGTTCCTGCCCGCCGTCTCGCGCAGGCGGGCGATGGCCACCTCGGCCGCGTGCGGGTCCGTGGACACGCCCGGCAGCGCGGTCAGCACCTGGTCCCGGGACACGACGTCGCCCCCGGCGGCGGCGAGCAGCCGCAGCACCTCGACCCCCGTCGGCGACAGCGGCAGGACGTGCCCGTCCAGCACCGCCACGCGCGCCCGGATCTGCAGCGGTCCCGCGACCGTCGCCAGGGCCACCGACTCGATCTGCTCGTAATGCCCCACCAGCGTCCGCACCAGGGCGCCCAGGCGCCCCCGCTCGGGCTGCAGCGTCCGCACGCCGCGGTCCTCGAGCGGCTTCGCGGTGATCGGCCCGACCGCGGCCATGACCAGCAGGTCCGCCTCGACGCGTTCCCGCACGGCGGACAGCACGCCCGCGTCCTCGACGGCCCGTATCCACGCCTCCGAGCCCGGCGCCGAGGTGAACACGACGGCGTCGATCTCCCCCACGGCGGCCGCGTCCGCCGAGGCGAGGACCGCGTCCGGATCCGGCGCCGGGCCCCAGCGATACACGATGAGGCTCGCGACCTGCGCCCCGGCCTTCTCGAACACGTCGTCCAGCCCGTCGGCGCCCGCGCCGTGGTGCTGGATCGCGATCCGCAGCCCGGACACGCCCTCGCTCAGCAGCACCTCCGCCACCTCGGCGGAGGTCTCCGACTCCGCGACCCAGTCGGCGTGCAGCCCGGAGGCCTGGATCGCGCCGCGCGCCTTCGGCCCGCGGGCCACGATCCGCACACCGCTGAGCATCTCCGTGAGCGGCTCGGCCAGCCCGTGCGCGTCGGCCGCCTCGAACCAGGCGCGGAACCCGATCCCGGTGGTGACCACCACGACGTCCGGCGGATCGGCGATGATCGCGCGCGTCGCGGCGAGCAGCGTCTGGTCGTCGATGTGCGGGATCATGC encodes:
- a CDS encoding uroporphyrinogen-III synthase — translated: MAGCTVLVTAERRASELAAALERRGAEIRHAPALSMIPHIDDQTLLAATRAIIADPPDVVVVTTGIGFRAWFEAADAHGLAEPLTEMLSGVRIVARGPKARGAIQASGLHADWVAESETSAEVAEVLLSEGVSGLRIAIQHHGAGADGLDDVFEKAGAQVASLIVYRWGPAPDPDAVLASADAAAVGEIDAVVFTSAPGSEAWIRAVEDAGVLSAVRERVEADLLVMAAVGPITAKPLEDRGVRTLQPERGRLGALVRTLVGHYEQIESVALATVAGPLQIRARVAVLDGHVLPLSPTGVEVLRLLAAAGGDVVSRDQVLTALPGVSTDPHAAEVAIARLRETAGRNLIRTVVKRGYRIELA
- a CDS encoding sigma-70 family RNA polymerase sigma factor; this encodes MPQWDKELADLMMHRGAALNGYAYLLCGDRHQAEDLVQEALVRTFSRFRRPAVPRVADADGHPFADDAHGTGFDPAMGIERYVKRAMTNIYVDGFRRRSRWFGIQHLLADDGRARSPEHAAAAKADIEAALGRLSPRQRAVVVLRHFEDMTVPQISTTLGIAQGTVKRHLSDAMSALQNVMDVQPGGSL